The following coding sequences lie in one Candidatus Eremiobacterota bacterium genomic window:
- a CDS encoding glutamine synthetase encodes MNSTDIPTGAELRDFLALSYSELEDLNLRAKAQRQERVPMRALQEERLRYLAEEPRIKALTVLFSDLEGRLHMLDYDKKFLLRSHDNLTFDGSSIRGFTPQRESDLRLSLDWSAFYWGPADIFGPGKVLVFGDVFDRDGKPFAGDIRGSLKKLANECYTKEGYALNAANEIEGFLFKGLDAERRYHETGKFEYVNTGGYYHSLPGDPLRTFIDTVAEVQRAMGFQNEKDHPEVAPSQFEINYGYGEVVAAADQIQLYKLICRQVATKLGMTSSFLPKPVVGVNGSGMHTNVSVSKNGKNLFWDPKGQEQLSAFGWKFVDRILTHGKDICLMLNSSVNSYRRLDPHFEAPNQLKASAIDRGSMVRIPIGNERSMRTEVRSVAPDANPYMVMLAVFRTGLDGSTSSIKNLRQADRYLPDNIYDALESFRASEWTTKLLGEEVKSRYADLKQASADRCPRLLGTSVKAQEVIYHHEVYNQYLWGLF; translated from the coding sequence ATGAATTCGACGGATATCCCGACCGGTGCCGAGTTGCGCGATTTTCTCGCGCTCTCCTATTCCGAACTCGAGGACCTGAATCTGCGCGCGAAGGCGCAGCGTCAAGAACGAGTTCCGATGCGCGCGCTGCAAGAAGAGCGATTACGTTATCTTGCCGAGGAGCCGCGCATCAAAGCCCTGACCGTGCTCTTCAGCGATCTCGAGGGCAGGCTCCACATGCTCGACTACGACAAAAAGTTCTTGTTGCGCTCGCACGACAATCTGACATTCGACGGGTCGTCGATCCGCGGCTTCACTCCGCAGCGTGAGAGCGACTTGCGCTTGTCACTCGACTGGAGCGCGTTTTACTGGGGACCCGCCGATATTTTCGGCCCTGGCAAAGTTCTCGTCTTTGGCGATGTCTTCGATCGCGACGGAAAGCCCTTTGCCGGCGATATCCGCGGGTCGCTCAAGAAGCTTGCGAACGAGTGTTACACCAAAGAAGGCTACGCGCTCAACGCCGCCAACGAAATCGAAGGCTTTCTCTTCAAGGGTCTCGATGCCGAACGGCGCTACCACGAGACGGGCAAGTTCGAGTACGTCAACACCGGCGGTTATTACCACTCGCTCCCCGGCGATCCGCTGCGAACCTTCATCGATACGGTCGCCGAGGTTCAGCGCGCGATGGGTTTCCAGAACGAAAAGGACCATCCTGAGGTCGCGCCCTCGCAGTTTGAGATTAACTACGGCTACGGGGAAGTTGTTGCCGCCGCCGATCAGATCCAGTTGTACAAGCTCATCTGCCGCCAGGTTGCCACCAAGCTCGGCATGACCTCCAGCTTTCTGCCCAAGCCAGTGGTCGGCGTCAATGGCAGCGGTATGCATACCAACGTTTCCGTGAGCAAGAACGGAAAGAATCTCTTCTGGGATCCCAAAGGACAGGAACAGCTCAGCGCGTTCGGGTGGAAATTCGTCGACCGCATTCTGACGCACGGGAAAGATATTTGCTTGATGCTCAATTCGAGCGTCAACTCATATCGCCGTCTCGACCCGCACTTCGAAGCGCCGAATCAGCTCAAAGCTTCGGCGATCGATCGCGGTTCGATGGTTCGTATTCCGATCGGAAACGAGCGCAGCATGCGCACGGAAGTGCGCTCGGTGGCGCCCGACGCCAATCCCTATATGGTGATGCTCGCCGTCTTTAGGACGGGACTCGACGGCAGCACCAGCAGCATAAAAAACCTACGTCAGGCCGATCGCTACTTGCCCGACAACATCTACGACGCGCTTGAATCGTTCCGCGCTTCGGAATGGACGACGAAACTACTGGGCGAGGAGGTAAAATCGCGCTACGCCGACCTCAAGCAAGCCAGTGCCGATCGCTGTCCGCGACTGCTCGGTACGTCCGTCAAAGCACAAGAAGTGATCTATCACCACGAGGTCTACAATCAATATCTCTGGGGTTTGTTCTAA
- a CDS encoding S9 family peptidase: protein MAVVSALDFQRIVALHSPAIAPDGERAALVVSRTLWDDDRRRSDLVLVDLRTATTTTVLAGRGGLADPAFSPDGTQLAFLADQRTNDATHTQIFVMPAGGGEARPVTRAESDVDEFAWRPDGRALAYAAADPQMPRTGADRFRDSFVFTTEPITSRSFPEPDHLFSIDMDDGSVAQLTRGPQSVGGSTISWSPDGRAIAFTLCPNAITNDASYSQAAVVDVATKRVRVLTGRTMWESDPLFSPDGTHIAYTYSNGDPQIQLTQLYLTTPQGGPGALISAAIDRPVGDFVWSHDSNSLIVTAPDRTTNGLYRLTLRGDVQRLDVGNIVPGTPLNTTGGASVPSLSNALAADGTLLFLASSTAQPLELFQYSPRSGTVQQVTTFNAAMRQYDWATAQPIVFPTTTGVTADGALYYPPGFSPARKYPLVVFIHGGPGDPSMLEFDFWAQVMAARGWLVLRPNYRGSPNLGLRYQHAILNDPEEGPGKDIVSAVNAVRARGFVDDSRVAVCGWSYGGIMTAWLISKYHIWKAAVSGASVNDWIVDYGTADDSLADVDMLRGSPFVGDNAAQWRSVSAISYAADVTTPVLILSDVGDNRDPFATSSMYWRALRDNHKDATLRVWPVSGHFPDDPVRIVDIYTYWIDYIAQHFR from the coding sequence TTGGCCGTCGTTTCGGCCTTGGATTTTCAGCGAATCGTCGCGTTGCATTCTCCGGCAATCGCGCCCGACGGAGAACGTGCTGCGCTCGTGGTTTCGCGTACGCTCTGGGACGATGACCGGCGGCGCAGCGATCTCGTTCTTGTCGACCTGCGGACCGCAACGACCACGACGGTACTCGCCGGGCGTGGTGGGCTCGCGGATCCCGCCTTCTCGCCCGACGGAACGCAGCTCGCCTTTCTCGCCGACCAAAGAACGAACGACGCCACTCACACGCAAATTTTCGTCATGCCGGCCGGTGGCGGAGAAGCGCGCCCGGTAACGCGCGCTGAAAGTGACGTGGACGAGTTTGCCTGGCGTCCCGACGGCCGTGCCCTCGCGTACGCGGCTGCCGACCCGCAGATGCCGCGAACCGGCGCCGATCGTTTCCGCGACAGCTTTGTTTTCACGACGGAGCCGATTACGTCGCGCAGCTTCCCTGAACCCGACCATCTCTTCAGCATCGACATGGACGATGGTTCGGTCGCGCAACTCACTCGCGGACCGCAGAGCGTCGGCGGCTCGACGATTTCATGGTCACCCGACGGGAGGGCCATCGCTTTTACGCTCTGCCCGAATGCGATCACCAATGACGCGAGCTATTCCCAAGCCGCGGTGGTGGACGTGGCAACAAAACGCGTTCGCGTGCTTACGGGACGGACGATGTGGGAAAGCGATCCGCTCTTCTCACCCGACGGAACCCACATCGCCTATACGTACTCCAACGGTGATCCGCAAATACAGCTCACGCAACTCTACCTGACCACGCCGCAGGGCGGCCCGGGGGCGCTAATCTCGGCGGCGATCGACCGGCCGGTCGGCGATTTCGTCTGGTCGCACGATTCGAACAGCCTGATCGTCACCGCACCGGATCGCACGACCAATGGGCTCTATCGGTTGACGCTGCGCGGCGACGTGCAGCGCCTTGATGTCGGCAACATCGTTCCCGGCACCCCGCTGAACACGACCGGCGGAGCCAGCGTTCCGTCGTTGAGCAATGCGCTCGCGGCCGACGGTACGCTGCTCTTTCTCGCGAGCTCGACGGCACAGCCGCTCGAGCTTTTCCAATATTCGCCTCGCTCCGGAACGGTGCAGCAAGTAACCACCTTCAACGCGGCGATGCGCCAGTACGATTGGGCGACGGCCCAACCTATCGTGTTTCCGACAACCACGGGCGTCACGGCCGACGGTGCGCTCTATTATCCGCCCGGCTTTTCCCCCGCGCGAAAGTACCCGCTCGTCGTTTTCATCCATGGCGGACCGGGCGACCCTTCGATGCTCGAGTTCGATTTTTGGGCGCAGGTCATGGCGGCGCGCGGCTGGCTCGTGTTGCGTCCGAACTATCGCGGCAGCCCAAACCTCGGTCTGCGTTACCAGCACGCAATCCTCAACGATCCCGAGGAAGGACCGGGAAAAGACATCGTGTCGGCGGTAAATGCCGTGCGGGCGCGCGGTTTCGTTGACGACTCGCGGGTTGCGGTCTGCGGGTGGTCGTACGGCGGCATCATGACCGCGTGGTTGATCTCGAAGTACCACATTTGGAAAGCCGCCGTCTCGGGCGCCTCGGTCAACGACTGGATCGTCGATTACGGCACCGCCGACGACAGCCTCGCCGACGTCGATATGCTGCGGGGTTCGCCTTTCGTCGGTGACAATGCGGCGCAATGGCGCAGTGTGTCGGCGATTTCTTACGCCGCCGACGTTACCACGCCGGTATTGATTCTCTCCGACGTCGGCGACAACCGCGATCCCTTCGCGACCTCCTCAATGTACTGGCGCGCTCTGCGCGACAATCATAAAGACGCCACCCTGCGAGTTTGGCCCGTTAGCGGCCACTTTCCCGACGATCCCGTTCGCATCGTCGACATCTACACGTACTGGATCGATTACATCGCCCAGCATTTTCGGTAA
- a CDS encoding S9 family peptidase, translating into MRALTIAAASSVMLIGATPAQTISESDFQRTVSIDSSAIAPDGKRAAIVVTRILWNDDKRASDLVLVDLATGAQKTLAAHRAGLSDPAFSPDGTQIAFLADDGPDKDSHTHIFVMPSNGGDARAITLGKVDVEQFAWRRDGRAFAYAAADPDPEKSGADRFRDSFIFTTEPIVARESPRPVHLFTIALGDGATTQLTVGPQSVATGEAQSTISWSPDEKTIAFTLVPNAILNDQSYSRIALVDVATHSVRAITGASAWESNPIFSPDGAHIAYACADGDPQVNLQQVCVTTPQGGRGDALSSIDRPIASAAWADSSSLYLTAPDRATTALFRAPLHGRAQRLQTDGISIGSDITNAVAAGGTMIFVGSATTRPSELYLRAPAESISQLTNFNAQIASLDLARAERISFPTSTGIRADGVLYFPPGFTAGRKYPLVLLIHGGPTSSSTLAFSFWAQVMAARGWLILQPNYRGSDDLGLAYQRAVLYDPEAGPGKDIMAAVNTVRARGIVDSSRIAVGGWSYGGIMTAWMISKYHIWRAAVSGASVNDWIADYGTADDSLSDADLFHGSPFVGSNAAEWRRASAISYVGDVTTPVLILSDVGDNRDSFATSSMYWRALRDNRKDATLRVWPINGHFPHDPVRTADVFHYWIDYIASHFGE; encoded by the coding sequence ATGCGAGCACTGACGATCGCCGCGGCGTCGAGCGTGATGCTGATCGGAGCGACACCGGCGCAAACGATTTCCGAGAGTGATTTTCAGCGCACGGTGAGCATCGACTCGTCGGCAATCGCTCCTGACGGCAAGCGCGCGGCGATCGTCGTTACGCGGATTCTCTGGAACGACGACAAACGTGCGAGCGATTTAGTGCTCGTCGATCTCGCGACGGGCGCGCAGAAGACCTTGGCGGCCCATCGCGCCGGTCTCTCCGATCCGGCCTTCTCACCCGACGGCACGCAAATCGCTTTTCTCGCCGACGACGGGCCGGACAAAGATAGCCATACGCACATTTTCGTCATGCCCTCCAACGGCGGCGACGCGCGCGCGATTACGCTCGGCAAGGTTGACGTCGAGCAGTTCGCCTGGCGCCGCGACGGGCGGGCCTTCGCTTACGCGGCAGCCGATCCCGATCCCGAGAAGAGCGGCGCCGATCGTTTTCGCGACAGCTTCATCTTCACCACCGAACCAATCGTGGCGCGCGAGTCGCCGCGTCCGGTCCATCTCTTTACGATTGCCCTCGGCGACGGCGCGACCACGCAGCTGACGGTCGGCCCGCAGAGCGTGGCGACCGGCGAGGCGCAATCGACGATCTCGTGGTCGCCCGATGAAAAGACGATCGCGTTTACGCTGGTGCCAAATGCGATCCTCAACGATCAGAGCTATTCGCGCATTGCGCTCGTCGACGTGGCGACTCACAGCGTGCGCGCGATCACCGGCGCAAGCGCCTGGGAGAGCAACCCCATCTTTTCACCCGACGGCGCGCACATCGCCTACGCCTGCGCCGATGGCGATCCACAGGTGAATCTCCAGCAGGTTTGCGTGACGACGCCGCAGGGTGGCCGCGGCGATGCGCTCTCCTCGATCGATCGACCCATTGCAAGCGCCGCATGGGCGGATTCGTCGAGCCTCTATCTCACCGCTCCCGACCGCGCCACCACGGCGCTCTTTCGCGCTCCTTTGCACGGCCGCGCGCAGCGCCTGCAGACGGACGGCATTTCGATCGGATCCGATATAACGAATGCGGTCGCCGCCGGCGGCACGATGATTTTCGTCGGCAGCGCGACCACGAGGCCGTCCGAGCTCTACCTGAGGGCTCCGGCCGAATCAATTTCGCAGCTCACCAACTTCAACGCGCAAATCGCAAGCCTCGACCTTGCCCGCGCCGAGCGGATCAGTTTTCCAACCTCTACTGGCATTCGCGCGGATGGCGTTCTCTATTTTCCGCCCGGCTTTACGGCGGGGCGTAAATATCCGCTGGTTTTGCTCATTCACGGCGGCCCGACGAGCTCGTCGACATTGGCATTCAGTTTTTGGGCGCAAGTCATGGCGGCACGCGGCTGGCTCATATTACAACCAAACTATCGCGGCAGCGACGATCTCGGCCTTGCCTATCAGCGAGCGGTACTCTACGACCCAGAAGCGGGCCCGGGCAAAGATATCATGGCCGCCGTGAATACCGTGCGAGCCCGTGGAATCGTCGATTCGTCGCGAATCGCCGTCGGCGGCTGGTCCTACGGCGGCATTATGACGGCGTGGATGATTTCTAAGTATCACATTTGGAGAGCCGCCGTCTCCGGGGCCTCGGTGAACGACTGGATCGCCGATTACGGAACTGCCGACGACAGTCTCTCGGATGCCGATCTTTTTCATGGCTCGCCGTTCGTCGGCTCGAACGCCGCCGAGTGGCGACGAGCCTCGGCAATTTCGTACGTTGGCGACGTTACCACGCCGGTATTGATTCTTTCCGACGTCGGCGACAATCGCGATAGCTTCGCAACGTCCTCAATGTACTGGCGCGCGCTGCGCGACAATCGCAAGGATGCGACCCTGCGCGTCTGGCCGATCAACGGGCACTTTCCCCACGATCCGGTTCGGACCGCCGACGTCTTCCACTACTGGATCGACTACATCGCTTCGCACTTCGGCGAATGA